The proteins below come from a single Elgaria multicarinata webbii isolate HBS135686 ecotype San Diego chromosome 11, rElgMul1.1.pri, whole genome shotgun sequence genomic window:
- the LOC134406501 gene encoding myelomonocytic growth factor-like: MEFQQFVRKNQEFVSRIMSDISALKNLVHKDFRLGNDNELLIVQGILAIQQVDLSHCQKNLFDTEVCFNEIQAGLHTYNAYLSYIGQILPRYAQQVASLQLDISNLSTNIQHQMEESGLTVVTYPQAENQLSFVETQREIGSYLVLRNLQTFMEVTSRALRHSSA, encoded by the exons ATGGAATTCCAGCAGTTTGTCCGGAAAAACCAGGAATTTGTCTCCAGGATAATGAGTGACATCAGTGCACTGAAGAATCTTGTA CATAAAGACTTCAGGCTGGGCAATGACAATGAGCTGCTAATCGTGCAGGGAATCTTGGCCATCCAGCAAGTCGACCTCTCGCATTGCCAGAAGAATCTCTTTGACACG GAAGTTTGCTTCAACGAGATCCAGGCAGGCCTCCACACCTACAATGCCTATCTCTCATACATTGGCCAGATCCTACCAAGATATGCTCAGCAAGTGGCTTCTCTCCAGCTGGACATCTCAAACCTGTCCACCAACATCCAACACCAG ATGGAAGAAAGCGGGCTGACCGTTGTCACCTACCCACAGGCAGAAAACCAGCTTTCCTTTGTGgaaactcaaagagaaattggaAGCTACCTTGTCCTCCGTAATCTCCAGACGTTCATGGAAGTAACTTCTCGGGCACTAAGGCACAGCAGTGCATGA